One Bradyrhizobium sp. CCGB12 genomic window carries:
- a CDS encoding alpha/beta fold hydrolase: protein MKLAHDGIQLSFDIAGAGPLQFLFVHGLGGDRTHFAPQMEYFARQGRALNAELRGHGESDKPQQAYSIEGFADDLVFLCNQQQITKPVIVGQSMGGNMALEIAARYPDFPAGLVLLDSGVLFPASAGTVFAGYLEGLKGANFADEARKIVADSCLPTDRCRAHVEQTFLATPQHVLVSTFTSLFPWDVHRARECAQACRVPVLYIEAAHRLADLDRLAELCPQLVTAKAVGSGHFLSLEVPEQINPMIDRFISLYVRRPG, encoded by the coding sequence ATGGCCTCGGCGGGGATCGCACGCATTTTGCGCCGCAGATGGAGTATTTCGCCCGTCAAGGTCGAGCGTTGAACGCCGAGCTGCGGGGGCACGGTGAGAGCGACAAGCCGCAACAGGCGTATTCGATCGAAGGCTTCGCCGATGATCTCGTCTTTCTGTGCAACCAACAGCAGATCACAAAGCCTGTTATCGTGGGTCAAAGCATGGGTGGCAACATGGCGCTCGAAATCGCCGCCCGCTATCCGGACTTTCCAGCGGGCCTGGTGCTGCTCGATTCAGGGGTGCTCTTCCCTGCCTCGGCAGGGACGGTGTTCGCCGGTTATCTGGAGGGCCTAAAGGGCGCGAATTTTGCGGACGAGGCGCGGAAAATCGTGGCGGACTCCTGTCTGCCGACCGACAGATGCCGCGCCCATGTCGAACAGACCTTTCTGGCGACGCCACAGCACGTGCTGGTGTCCACGTTTACAAGTCTATTTCCCTGGGATGTGCATCGGGCGCGTGAGTGCGCCCAGGCGTGCCGGGTCCCGGTGCTCTACATCGAAGCGGCCCATCGGCTCGCGGATCTCGATCGTTTGGCGGAGCTGTGCCCGCAACTGGTCACGGCCAAGGCCGTCGGCTCCGGGCATTTCCTGTCGCTGGAAGTGCCGGAGCAGATCAACCCGATGATCGACCGCTTTATCTCGCTCTACGTGCGAAGACCCGGGTAA
- a CDS encoding CBS domain-containing protein: MKVKDVMHKGVDWVSPDTPITEIAKLMQGHDVGCIPIGEDDHLIGMVTDRDIVCKGLASKSFNAARMTARDVMTEGIHCCREDDDLAKAVHHMETLKIRRLPVINKSKRMVGMISLGDIGQFATIDLLTQCVRGVTAHH, encoded by the coding sequence ATGAAGGTCAAGGACGTGATGCACAAGGGTGTTGATTGGGTCAGCCCCGACACCCCAATCACCGAAATCGCGAAGCTGATGCAAGGGCACGACGTCGGCTGCATTCCGATCGGCGAAGACGATCATCTGATCGGAATGGTGACCGATCGCGACATCGTCTGCAAAGGCCTTGCGAGCAAGAGCTTCAACGCCGCACGCATGACGGCGCGGGACGTGATGACGGAAGGCATCCATTGCTGCCGGGAAGACGACGATCTGGCGAAAGCCGTGCATCACATGGAGACGCTGAAAATCCGCAGGCTGCCCGTGATCAACAAGAGCAAGCGGATGGTCGGCATGATCAGCCTGGGTGACATCGGCCAATTCGCCACCATTGATCTGTTGACCCAATGCGTCAGGGGCGTGACGGCCCATCATTGA
- a CDS encoding aminoacyl-tRNA deacylase, producing the protein MSIAPTLHRYLAAENIQYAEIPHDLTMSSTRTAQACHVSGDRLAKAVVLRHDGGYMLAVVPASHHLNLPDLKERLGEDLAMANESEINRLFADCVHGAVPAVGRCYGLDLIVDDSIRAQPEIYIEAGDHETLLQLTHAQFERLTANAPHGRFSMHD; encoded by the coding sequence ATGTCCATTGCCCCCACGCTGCACCGCTATCTGGCTGCCGAGAACATCCAGTATGCCGAGATCCCGCACGATCTCACCATGTCGTCCACGCGCACAGCACAGGCCTGCCACGTCTCGGGCGATCGTCTCGCCAAGGCCGTCGTGCTCAGGCATGACGGCGGCTATATGCTCGCGGTCGTCCCGGCATCGCACCATCTCAACCTGCCGGACTTGAAGGAGAGGCTTGGCGAGGATCTCGCCATGGCCAACGAATCCGAGATCAACCGGCTGTTCGCGGATTGCGTGCACGGAGCGGTTCCGGCGGTCGGCCGATGCTATGGGCTCGATCTCATCGTCGACGACAGCATCCGGGCACAGCCCGAGATCTACATCGAAGCCGGCGACCACGAAACGCTGCTCCAACTGACGCATGCGCAGTTCGAGCGGTTGACGGCCAATGCGCCGCATGGACGCTTCAGCATGCACGACTGA
- a CDS encoding adenylate/guanylate cyclase domain-containing protein: MKGVTEWLKSIGLSEYAQRFGENGIDLSVLRDLSEDDLKDLGVLLGHRRKLRRAIAELENAAGPEPARTATGSQQASEGERRHLTVMFCELVHSTAVAARLDPEDLRHLIGVYHGRIAEVIGHYNGTVARYTSDGALIYFGFPRAHEDDAELAVRAALALIDNIASIRDVAETLQIRIGIATGTMVVAELLIEKTLAEQEVVGETPNLASRLQAMAEPGTVLICASTRRLTGGTFYYRDLDPVLLKGWERPFRIYQVLGTSGIESRIEAMHAAKLPPLFGREEEIELLLRRWRQATLEGGRVVTLTGEPGIGKSHIALALNERLSSESHITLRYSCSEHHTHSALFPFISQLERVSGFERGDSSQERRSKLDALLAQSTHHNPEDLAVLADLLSLQVEDHYRLRDVTPQKRKEKIFAALLAQLDGLAVQQPIFLVFEDVHWIDPTSLELLARAVEQVPRLRVLMLITARPEFTPPWPSYAHTTTISLTRLGRRDGTALVLRVTGGRTLPKEVMKHILAHTDGVPLFIEELTKMVIEGGLLREGSGQYVLDGPLPSFAIPTTLQASLMARLDRLSTVRDVAQIGAVAGREFHYELVNAVAGLPKDSLDEALDKLVRSELVFCRGEIPNAVYTFKHALVRDAAYAGLLKSRRAHLHAAMAKGLEQKFPEVVQAQPEIIAYHCTQARDYDRAIHYWYEAGKQSAARSAHNEAIGHLKQGLKLIANIDGPMQRNRLELLLQILLGNSLRAINGWSIDSVKHAYTRAFHLCKESGLDEHVFSAVFGLWTWNFVRASLGEAQALAEHLLKYAENVVDPVYDVLAHQAFGFTLFAQGRFTAARAELERCMSSCEDCKVAAYLEFSGQDPRVHVRSYDGMAHWVLGYPDQALRLCDEARRYADASQHPFSEAIARTIGLRVHQLRGDSAVVASEADAAIAFCEQHEFAHYLAMALILRGWASADQGEFEKGIAEIQEGLEKKRHTGAILLESYSLGLMADSCIKNKRYGQAFDALRQVQSRLDEENCEQFYAAEIYRLLGETYLRSGQDLNQSEHYLCKSLEIARAQKAKSFELRTCLSLCDLYELRSEADKCRSRLNEIYRFFVEGFGTPDLVRAKARLDGGELHAKG, encoded by the coding sequence ATGAAAGGCGTCACCGAGTGGCTCAAGTCAATCGGTTTGTCGGAGTACGCCCAACGCTTCGGCGAAAACGGCATTGATCTCTCAGTTCTCCGCGATCTGTCGGAGGACGACCTCAAGGACCTGGGCGTCCTTTTAGGTCATCGACGTAAGCTGCGGCGCGCCATTGCGGAGCTCGAGAACGCAGCTGGACCTGAGCCCGCGAGAACGGCTACCGGATCGCAGCAAGCGAGCGAAGGCGAGCGCCGCCACCTTACAGTGATGTTTTGCGAGTTGGTTCACTCCACAGCCGTCGCAGCACGGTTGGACCCCGAGGACCTGCGACATCTGATTGGCGTGTATCACGGCCGCATTGCGGAAGTCATAGGTCACTACAACGGAACGGTTGCCCGCTATACAAGCGACGGTGCATTAATCTATTTCGGTTTCCCACGAGCGCACGAGGATGACGCCGAACTGGCTGTACGCGCCGCACTCGCGCTCATTGACAACATCGCGAGTATCCGGGACGTCGCCGAGACGCTGCAGATTCGCATCGGCATTGCGACCGGCACCATGGTTGTCGCCGAGCTTCTGATTGAGAAGACGTTGGCAGAGCAGGAAGTTGTCGGTGAGACACCTAACCTCGCCTCGCGCCTGCAAGCGATGGCGGAGCCGGGGACCGTGTTGATCTGCGCGAGTACCCGCCGGCTCACTGGGGGAACATTTTATTACCGTGATCTGGACCCCGTTTTGCTGAAAGGCTGGGAAAGACCGTTCCGGATTTATCAGGTGCTAGGAACGAGTGGCATAGAGAGCCGCATCGAGGCAATGCACGCTGCCAAGCTGCCGCCTCTGTTCGGGCGTGAGGAGGAAATAGAGCTGCTGTTACGCCGCTGGCGACAAGCTACCCTGGAGGGGGGACGAGTGGTCACCCTTACAGGAGAGCCGGGTATCGGCAAGTCACACATCGCGCTGGCGCTTAACGAGCGGCTCTCGAGTGAATCACACATCACGTTGCGGTATTCTTGCTCTGAGCATCATACCCACAGCGCATTGTTTCCATTCATAAGTCAGCTCGAACGTGTTTCCGGGTTCGAGCGCGGCGACTCATCTCAGGAGAGGCGATCCAAGCTCGACGCGCTGCTCGCACAATCCACCCATCACAATCCCGAGGACCTTGCAGTTCTGGCCGATTTATTGTCGTTGCAGGTCGAGGATCACTACCGACTGCGAGACGTCACCCCACAAAAACGCAAGGAGAAAATCTTCGCGGCGTTGCTCGCTCAGCTCGATGGATTAGCGGTACAGCAGCCGATCTTTCTAGTTTTCGAGGACGTGCACTGGATCGACCCAACCTCGCTCGAGCTCCTTGCAAGAGCCGTGGAGCAAGTCCCGCGGCTCAGGGTACTGATGCTGATTACGGCTCGGCCCGAATTCACGCCCCCATGGCCGAGTTATGCGCACACCACAACCATCTCCCTCACGCGCCTTGGCCGGCGCGACGGCACGGCATTGGTCCTGCGCGTGACAGGCGGTAGGACACTTCCCAAAGAGGTCATGAAGCACATTCTCGCACACACCGATGGGGTGCCTCTTTTCATCGAGGAACTAACGAAGATGGTGATAGAGGGCGGGTTGTTACGAGAGGGGAGCGGCCAATACGTTCTTGACGGTCCCTTGCCTTCATTCGCGATCCCAACCACCCTGCAGGCTTCGCTGATGGCACGCCTTGATCGCCTGTCAACAGTGCGGGATGTGGCCCAGATAGGTGCCGTCGCAGGTCGCGAGTTTCATTACGAACTTGTAAATGCTGTCGCCGGGCTGCCGAAGGACAGTTTGGATGAGGCGCTCGACAAGTTGGTGCGCTCGGAACTGGTGTTCTGCCGCGGAGAAATTCCAAACGCGGTATACACCTTCAAGCACGCGTTGGTGCGGGATGCGGCATATGCCGGGCTCCTAAAGAGTCGCCGCGCGCATCTGCATGCCGCGATGGCGAAGGGGCTTGAGCAGAAATTCCCCGAGGTCGTGCAAGCTCAACCAGAGATTATTGCCTATCACTGTACGCAAGCGCGAGATTACGATCGGGCCATACACTACTGGTACGAAGCAGGTAAACAGTCCGCGGCTCGCTCGGCGCACAACGAAGCGATCGGCCATCTGAAACAAGGATTGAAATTGATTGCCAATATCGACGGGCCGATGCAGCGCAATAGATTGGAGTTGCTGCTCCAAATTTTGCTCGGCAACTCCCTCCGGGCGATTAACGGCTGGAGCATCGACAGTGTGAAGCATGCGTACACGCGAGCATTCCACTTGTGCAAAGAAAGCGGGCTTGACGAACACGTCTTTTCTGCCGTCTTTGGTCTGTGGACCTGGAATTTCGTTCGTGCGTCGCTGGGCGAAGCTCAAGCCCTTGCCGAACATCTGCTGAAGTACGCCGAGAACGTAGTCGACCCGGTTTACGATGTTCTTGCCCACCAGGCTTTCGGCTTTACCTTGTTTGCGCAAGGGAGGTTCACCGCTGCCCGCGCGGAGCTGGAACGCTGCATGAGCAGCTGCGAGGACTGCAAGGTCGCTGCATATCTTGAATTTTCCGGGCAAGATCCTCGAGTTCATGTGAGGTCATACGACGGCATGGCACATTGGGTCCTTGGTTATCCAGATCAAGCGTTGCGACTTTGTGATGAGGCTCGCCGATACGCCGATGCGTCTCAACATCCGTTCAGCGAGGCAATTGCACGAACGATAGGTCTTCGCGTTCATCAGCTTCGCGGCGATTCTGCCGTTGTTGCGAGTGAGGCTGATGCTGCTATCGCATTCTGTGAGCAGCATGAATTTGCGCACTACCTGGCCATGGCATTGATTTTGCGCGGGTGGGCAAGTGCCGATCAAGGCGAGTTTGAGAAAGGTATCGCCGAGATTCAAGAAGGCCTGGAAAAAAAGCGGCATACCGGGGCCATATTGTTGGAGTCGTATTCCTTGGGATTGATGGCGGATTCATGCATCAAGAACAAACGTTACGGGCAAGCGTTCGACGCTTTGAGACAGGTGCAATCGAGGCTCGATGAAGAGAACTGCGAGCAATTCTATGCAGCGGAAATATATCGTCTGCTTGGCGAAACGTATCTTCGATCGGGCCAGGACCTGAATCAGTCGGAGCATTATCTTTGCAAAAGTCTTGAAATCGCGCGCGCTCAGAAGGCCAAATCCTTTGAGCTCAGAACTTGTCTGAGCTTGTGTGACCTGTACGAGTTGAGATCAGAGGCCGACAAGTGTCGCTCACGGCTCAACGAGATCTATCGGTTTTTCGTCGAAGGCTTTGGCACGCCCGATCTAGTGAGAGCCAAAGCGAGATTGGACGGTGGCGAACTTCACGCAAAGGGGTAG